One window of Chamaesiphon minutus PCC 6605 genomic DNA carries:
- a CDS encoding carotenoid oxygenase family protein, translated as MTEHQTAASANGTVNFTPYSAIGTNLDDVRKRRREHDPTPLNLQVCWYVTPEIAAKLEAPEVLARSSVDAQPIYGRLLTFDRETLTQLREHLPDRIQSQIPATWHLPADLWGYAFFACPLPPVTTFSADQYARGDRMVLNGDGMLYRLGFEHGRAILKTRMMKTPCYYADLAAQLVPKFDKIGYRFLDGGMVRHSLLLGTRNQMNTAFLATKEHLLATFDAARPHIIDPDSLELLEPIGAASNWQGLAPKQPAWLTQVFQPYSNPAHPVCDHLQCADTSAGEFITANYSAGLSLLSAIDRFRRWYKGKLGRDGVILKNPWGAFTSIVRYRFDSQTFEKWRLVLPNGEPVIIQQAIHQMALTEDYIIVGDIAFKIELSQIFAPFLFGAIRKYSVKIGYWLSLTFLQLIQPIPYASLYIVKRADLDRPIPPGEMPTLTAVKIILPREVSHFVTDYRNPDGKITLMSAHNGGWDVTEWIGEYDESVNIDCEKTPVITKGIEMLAGVNNRLPSVPPQKCLRKEFRGFQPSPVDLNSVARYTIDAKTGAVLQAQFLSDIGDNPSKCNTWSVSVNTHRNLNRDSQLETGEKITSLYWMGWGFTWETIPKRIYRAYRDRDNRVISIEGLPQSDLPATLLRLDTERMEIADSFEFPIGYLARSPQFIPSQEPLPTGKDPATHGYIVCVIMSDAEPDNRHTIAKDEIWIFHADDFKGKPIYRLSHPDINLGLTIHSTWIPTIQFGKYAEAERQAMRKNTLDRDFNPVVRAKIFPHTKTLFRDVVYPHYIKQTTEAELIDLWK; from the coding sequence ATGACCGAACATCAAACCGCAGCTTCAGCTAACGGAACTGTCAATTTTACGCCCTATTCGGCGATCGGTACCAATCTCGACGATGTGCGCAAACGGCGGAGAGAGCACGATCCTACCCCTTTGAATTTACAAGTATGTTGGTATGTGACGCCCGAAATAGCTGCCAAATTAGAAGCTCCTGAGGTCTTGGCTCGATCTAGTGTAGATGCCCAGCCGATTTATGGCAGATTATTAACCTTCGATCGGGAAACTCTAACGCAACTTCGCGAACATTTACCCGATCGGATTCAGTCTCAAATCCCTGCAACCTGGCACCTCCCCGCCGATCTGTGGGGATATGCCTTTTTTGCTTGTCCATTGCCACCTGTGACGACCTTTAGTGCCGACCAATATGCTAGGGGCGATCGAATGGTGCTAAATGGCGATGGGATGCTGTATCGGCTGGGATTCGAGCATGGACGCGCGATACTTAAAACGCGGATGATGAAAACGCCATGTTATTATGCCGATCTCGCCGCCCAATTAGTGCCCAAATTTGACAAGATTGGCTATCGGTTTCTCGATGGTGGGATGGTGCGTCACAGCCTATTGTTAGGCACTCGCAACCAGATGAATACCGCCTTTTTGGCAACCAAGGAGCATCTGCTGGCGACCTTTGATGCCGCGCGTCCGCACATCATCGATCCCGATAGCCTGGAACTGCTCGAACCCATTGGGGCAGCTAGTAATTGGCAAGGATTAGCTCCCAAACAACCCGCTTGGCTGACCCAAGTTTTTCAGCCTTATTCCAATCCCGCTCATCCTGTTTGCGACCATTTACAGTGTGCCGATACCTCCGCTGGAGAATTTATTACGGCCAACTATTCTGCTGGATTGAGCTTACTCAGCGCGATCGATCGATTCAGACGCTGGTACAAAGGTAAACTCGGTCGCGATGGCGTGATTCTCAAAAATCCTTGGGGTGCTTTTACCAGTATCGTCCGGTATCGATTTGACAGCCAAACTTTTGAAAAATGGCGGTTAGTGCTGCCAAATGGGGAACCTGTCATCATCCAACAAGCCATTCACCAGATGGCCTTAACGGAAGATTACATTATCGTCGGCGATATTGCTTTTAAGATCGAGCTGTCCCAAATTTTTGCACCTTTTTTATTTGGTGCGATTCGGAAATATTCAGTCAAAATTGGCTACTGGTTATCGTTAACATTCCTGCAATTAATCCAGCCCATTCCGTATGCTAGCTTATATATCGTCAAGCGAGCGGATCTCGATCGACCTATTCCTCCTGGTGAAATGCCCACCTTGACGGCTGTTAAAATTATCTTGCCCCGCGAAGTTTCGCACTTTGTGACCGATTATCGCAATCCCGACGGCAAAATTACCCTAATGTCCGCTCATAATGGCGGCTGGGACGTGACTGAATGGATCGGCGAATACGATGAATCGGTGAATATCGACTGCGAAAAAACGCCAGTAATTACCAAAGGAATCGAAATGCTCGCAGGGGTAAATAATCGACTACCATCAGTGCCGCCGCAGAAATGCCTGCGTAAGGAATTTCGGGGCTTCCAACCTTCACCCGTCGATCTCAATAGCGTCGCGCGGTACACGATCGATGCTAAAACTGGTGCTGTTCTTCAGGCACAGTTCCTCAGCGACATCGGCGATAATCCTAGCAAATGCAATACTTGGTCGGTATCTGTCAATACGCACCGCAATCTCAACCGCGATAGCCAACTCGAAACAGGCGAAAAAATTACCAGTTTGTACTGGATGGGATGGGGATTTACATGGGAGACAATTCCCAAGCGAATTTATCGAGCATATCGCGATCGTGACAATCGCGTCATCTCGATCGAAGGTTTACCTCAATCCGATCTGCCAGCAACTTTGCTACGGCTAGATACCGAGCGAATGGAAATCGCCGATAGTTTTGAATTTCCGATCGGTTATTTAGCGCGTAGTCCCCAATTTATCCCCAGCCAAGAGCCACTACCAACAGGAAAAGATCCCGCGACTCACGGTTATATCGTCTGTGTCATCATGTCAGACGCCGAACCCGATAATCGCCATACCATCGCCAAAGATGAAATCTGGATATTCCACGCCGACGATTTTAAAGGTAAACCAATTTATCGATTGAGCCATCCCGATATTAATCTCGGACTGACAATTCATTCCACCTGGATTCCAACGATTCAATTTGGTAAATATGCTGAAGCCGAACGCCAAGCCATGCGCAAAAATACACTAGATCGCGATTTCAATCCTGTCGTTCGAGCTAAGATTTTTCCCCATACCAAAACTCTATTCCGTGATGTGGTTTATCCGCACTATATCAAGCAAACTACCGAAGCCGAATTAATCGATCTGTGGAAGTAG
- a CDS encoding MlaD family protein, with protein sequence MQSRAVREGSVGLMLIAGLGVFGAIFLWLRGLTPGSQTYNVIAQFDRAPGMQPGAVVRFRGIRVGKVTRIEPGVNGVDVVMQMDDPNLVMPKDVAVEVSQTGLIGEPVVEITPRNRVAINAADIAKALDSKCDRNLILCNNTKVNGQIGASFNELIQKATKLVDIYNNPEVVKNLNNTLIETGNAAKNFSQLSKNLSKVSNDFSSLPKSVESGLKNLSAKADTLTVSIDRTTTKFGQTADKFNVTAGELTATAAEYKKLATSVNSLVVENRKTFASTLNNFDKLSVDLRKTVNAVNPSIVKLNTTISKINSDKLAKDLEGVLSNANQTSLNLKNITANLNDPKTLLILQQTLDSARSTFQNTQKITADLDDLTGSPEFRSNLRNLVNGLGKLVSSTEQLEQQAKLAQTIEPLGKSLDLLSSLPAPSAVSGTNDREIDRSNYQPKPITEQPLLHPQEPFRIDSRWRNP encoded by the coding sequence ATGCAATCACGCGCAGTCCGAGAAGGTTCAGTTGGATTGATGCTCATAGCTGGATTGGGAGTCTTTGGTGCTATTTTTTTATGGCTGAGAGGCTTGACACCTGGGAGTCAAACTTATAATGTCATCGCACAATTCGATCGAGCACCAGGAATGCAGCCTGGAGCCGTAGTCAGGTTTCGCGGCATTCGAGTTGGGAAAGTGACTAGAATCGAACCTGGGGTAAATGGGGTTGACGTGGTAATGCAAATGGACGATCCCAATTTGGTAATGCCCAAAGATGTGGCGGTAGAAGTCAGCCAAACTGGCTTGATTGGCGAGCCAGTTGTCGAAATCACTCCCCGCAATCGGGTGGCAATTAATGCTGCTGATATTGCCAAAGCATTAGATAGTAAGTGCGATCGCAATCTCATTCTTTGTAATAACACCAAAGTCAACGGCCAAATCGGTGCGAGTTTTAATGAATTGATCCAAAAGGCTACGAAATTAGTTGACATTTATAATAATCCAGAAGTAGTCAAAAATCTTAATAACACTCTGATCGAAACCGGAAATGCAGCAAAAAATTTCTCTCAGTTGAGTAAAAATCTTAGTAAAGTTAGTAATGATTTTTCGAGTTTACCTAAATCAGTAGAAAGCGGATTAAAGAATTTGTCTGCTAAAGCTGATACGCTGACTGTCTCGATCGATCGTACCACTACCAAATTTGGTCAAACTGCCGACAAGTTTAATGTTACTGCTGGTGAATTGACTGCAACTGCTGCCGAGTACAAAAAATTAGCCACATCTGTCAATAGTTTAGTTGTCGAGAACCGTAAAACATTTGCATCTACCCTAAATAACTTCGATAAACTGAGTGTAGATTTACGCAAAACAGTTAATGCTGTCAATCCTTCGATCGTCAAGCTGAATACAACGATATCGAAAATAAATTCAGATAAATTAGCTAAAGACCTGGAAGGCGTACTGAGTAATGCCAATCAAACCTCACTCAATCTCAAAAATATCACAGCTAATTTAAACGATCCAAAAACATTATTAATACTACAGCAAACATTAGATTCGGCTCGATCGACATTTCAAAATACCCAAAAAATTACTGCCGATCTCGACGATTTGACTGGTTCGCCAGAATTTCGATCGAATCTCCGCAATTTAGTAAATGGCTTGGGTAAACTAGTTTCTTCTACCGAACAATTAGAACAACAGGCTAAATTAGCACAAACGATCGAACCATTAGGTAAATCTCTCGATCTCTTGAGTAGTTTACCCGCTCCAAGTGCTGTCAGTGGTACTAACGATCGAGAGATCGATCGATCGAATTATCAACCGAAACCTATTACCGAGCAACCATTACTCCATCCACAAGAACCATTTAGAATCGATAGTCGTTGGCGCAATCCATAA